A region of Mesorhizobium sp. M3A.F.Ca.ET.080.04.2.1 DNA encodes the following proteins:
- a CDS encoding ABC transporter permease, whose translation MASAEQVAKEAERRDVRTRWLLSTPALVIILLAATGPLFVMLAYSFMLKGDYGDVQFGTFSLDGWTSVLFQRDIFDDTLGMADAHLSILWRSISLSSYTTVLTLLFGFPTAYFIATRPPKTREVWVFLVTIPFWTNLLIRTFAMQQVIRNEGLVNTALMALGIIKQPLQIMNTDTAILLGMVYVYLPLMVLPIYASMEKLDFRLVEAGYDLYAGRWQVLRRIIIPLVKPGLIAGSILVFIPSLGAYVIPRVLGGGKNMMLGNLIELQFGAGRNWPLGAAISITLMALVMIALLFYVRNASRSQGVHG comes from the coding sequence ATGGCCAGCGCGGAACAAGTCGCCAAGGAAGCGGAGCGGCGCGACGTGCGCACGCGCTGGCTGCTGTCGACGCCGGCGCTCGTCATCATCCTTCTGGCCGCCACCGGGCCGCTTTTCGTGATGCTGGCCTATTCCTTCATGCTGAAGGGCGACTACGGCGACGTGCAGTTCGGTACCTTCTCGCTGGACGGATGGACATCGGTCCTGTTCCAGCGTGACATCTTCGACGATACGCTGGGCATGGCGGACGCGCACCTGAGCATCCTCTGGCGTTCGATCAGCCTGTCCTCCTACACCACCGTACTGACGTTGCTCTTCGGCTTTCCCACGGCCTATTTCATTGCCACGCGACCGCCGAAGACGCGCGAGGTCTGGGTTTTCCTCGTGACCATTCCGTTCTGGACGAACCTGCTGATCCGCACCTTCGCCATGCAACAGGTGATCCGCAACGAAGGCCTGGTCAACACAGCGCTGATGGCGCTCGGCATTATCAAACAACCGCTGCAGATCATGAATACCGACACAGCCATCCTGCTCGGCATGGTCTACGTCTATCTGCCCCTGATGGTGCTGCCGATCTACGCCTCGATGGAGAAGCTCGACTTCCGGCTGGTCGAGGCCGGATATGACCTCTACGCCGGCCGCTGGCAGGTTCTGCGCCGTATCATCATTCCGCTGGTCAAGCCCGGCCTCATCGCCGGCTCGATCCTGGTCTTCATCCCCTCGCTCGGCGCCTATGTCATTCCGCGTGTGCTGGGCGGGGGCAAGAACATGATGCTCGGCAACCTAATCGAACTGCAGTTCGGCGCGGGCCGCAACTGGCCCCTGGGCGCGGCCATCTCGATCACGCTGATGGCGCTGGTGATGATTGCGCTGCTGTTCTACGTGCGCAACGCTTCCCGCTCGCAGGGCGTCCATGGCTAA
- a CDS encoding ABC transporter permease: MAKRPFDIQAQPGFGFVALVTFFALYLPMAALVAYSFNAADSLSRWDGFSLRWFISAWHNSAVQDASVRSLVLAISAAALSTIVATMAALATTRTPPYPGLTFKYAFINQPLMVPEIVTGVALLIVFSRIKVWTGYSGLGYLIAAHTAFCIPFAYLPIRARLESMDLTLERAAADLYATPWKAFRFVTLPLLRPAIIAGLMLAFVISLDDVVITEFVKSGGQDTLPTYMLGQLRRETSPEINAIATVFLALSVVLVTVFYFVNRRKP; this comes from the coding sequence ATGGCTAAGCGACCGTTCGACATACAGGCGCAGCCCGGCTTTGGCTTCGTGGCGCTTGTGACGTTCTTCGCGCTCTATCTGCCGATGGCCGCGCTCGTCGCCTATTCGTTCAACGCGGCGGATTCGCTGTCGCGCTGGGACGGCTTCTCGCTGCGCTGGTTTATTTCGGCCTGGCACAATTCGGCCGTGCAAGACGCCTCCGTCCGATCGCTCGTGTTGGCGATCTCGGCTGCCGCGCTTTCGACGATTGTCGCCACCATGGCTGCGCTGGCCACGACCCGCACGCCGCCGTATCCCGGCCTGACCTTCAAATACGCCTTCATCAACCAGCCCCTGATGGTGCCGGAGATCGTCACTGGTGTCGCGCTCCTAATCGTGTTCTCGCGCATCAAGGTCTGGACCGGCTATTCAGGGCTCGGCTATCTGATCGCAGCGCACACCGCCTTCTGCATCCCGTTCGCCTACCTGCCGATCCGGGCACGGCTGGAGAGCATGGACCTGACTCTGGAGCGCGCAGCCGCCGATCTATACGCCACGCCTTGGAAAGCCTTCCGTTTCGTGACGCTGCCGCTCTTGAGGCCAGCCATCATCGCCGGCCTCATGCTCGCCTTCGTCATTTCGCTCGACGACGTCGTCATCACCGAATTCGTCAAGTCCGGCGGGCAGGATACGCTACCCACCTACATGCTCGGCCAATTGCGACGCGAAACCAGTCCGGAAATCAATGCCATCGCCACGGTTTTCCTGGCGCTCTCGGTGGTGCTCGTAACCGTTTTCTACTTCGTCAATCGGCGCAAACCATGA
- a CDS encoding extracellular solute-binding protein, whose translation MKWKTTAATAALALFAFAGSAYAGGELNIFNWGDYTSPEMIKKFEDTYKVKVTVTDYDSNDTALAKVRAGGHGFDIVVPSANYVPIWVKEGLLLEARPDQMENFKNVDERWVNVPWDPGRHYTVPWQWGLTGIGVNTKVYSGDINTSAIFLDPPKELVGKINVAPEMNDVMFAAIKYLGGNWCTDDKELLKKVRDKLVEAKPKWLAMDYSVTEKLPAGDYSAVYYWNGAIMRSRIKNPDVKFGYPKEGFPFFMDSVAILKDAKNVENAKLFMNFIMDPQNAAMISAFAKYANGIKGSKAFMPDDMKDAPELVVPPEFEKVGEFITPCSPEVQQLYTRIWTDVQK comes from the coding sequence ATGAAATGGAAGACAACGGCAGCCACGGCGGCATTAGCATTGTTTGCTTTTGCCGGAAGTGCGTATGCGGGAGGCGAACTCAACATCTTCAATTGGGGCGACTACACCAGCCCCGAGATGATCAAGAAGTTCGAGGACACCTACAAGGTCAAGGTAACGGTCACCGACTACGATTCCAACGACACCGCGCTCGCCAAGGTGCGCGCCGGTGGTCACGGCTTCGACATCGTGGTGCCTTCGGCCAACTACGTGCCGATCTGGGTGAAGGAAGGGCTTCTGCTCGAGGCTCGGCCCGACCAGATGGAGAATTTCAAGAATGTCGACGAGCGCTGGGTGAACGTTCCCTGGGATCCGGGCCGTCACTATACGGTTCCGTGGCAGTGGGGCCTGACCGGCATAGGCGTCAACACCAAGGTTTATAGCGGCGACATCAACACTTCCGCCATCTTCCTCGATCCGCCGAAGGAACTGGTCGGCAAGATCAACGTCGCACCGGAAATGAACGACGTGATGTTCGCCGCCATCAAGTATCTCGGCGGCAACTGGTGCACGGACGACAAGGAACTGCTCAAAAAAGTGCGCGACAAGCTCGTCGAGGCCAAGCCGAAATGGCTGGCCATGGACTACAGCGTGACCGAGAAGCTACCGGCCGGCGACTATTCGGCCGTCTACTACTGGAACGGCGCCATCATGCGCTCGCGCATCAAGAACCCCGATGTCAAGTTCGGCTACCCGAAGGAGGGCTTCCCCTTCTTCATGGATAGTGTTGCCATCCTGAAAGATGCGAAGAATGTCGAGAACGCAAAGCTCTTCATGAACTTCATCATGGATCCCCAGAATGCCGCCATGATCTCCGCATTCGCCAAATATGCCAATGGCATCAAGGGGTCGAAGGCGTTTATGCCCGATGATATGAAGGATGCGCCCGAACTGGTAGTGCCGCCGGAGTTCGAAAAAGTGGGCGAGTTCATCACCCCCTGCTCGCCCGAGGTGCAGCAACTCTACACACGCATCTGGACGGACGTTCAGAAGTAG